A genomic segment from Cyanobium sp. NIES-981 encodes:
- a CDS encoding DUF3352 domain-containing protein, with the protein MRTRPFLAVVLAVTLSLLGLALTAGWLLWQRSPLQLQVQAPSLPRSARFVPRDAALGLFLQADAELPVDYARALAPTRQRRQAAEAVARLRDGAFAAAGLDYRGELAGWLGGETGVALLASEPGQPPDGWLLALQSRDGDGARRFLQRFWQTRSLAGTGLQVSSYRGMGLISGQGALVGREPVPIATALIDDDLVLLASGRGVLEQALDVSQIDELNLAADPAFRQALGRLARGAVLLHVRPAGLESWLGLPPPAPQGGAGGGIQSVVAALSPRGRQLQLEALVALAADPQESTTPSASSLDPSLDSPPDPSPASLPGPPRAWSSRLDPEHAAAFTAGLHGELHTVALLQDPAHWPAPWRALLQRSLDPDTDGPLPALLAAEDSGPLLWSRGPLGWLIATPAGDPDPTVLEPALGPLGLVTSSLDGPSHQSLQVWTHLDALPRPRRRRDATTQLAVSVAGARQVEGAQAWWGQTLAVLEERQAGGAGPRPQWRALEGLGLPGAPLQWASDGGPAQAALRRWPAWRLLAGLAGQPLETPVTGLALALEPAAGPGPGVHLVAALRYA; encoded by the coding sequence ATGAGGACCCGCCCCTTCCTGGCGGTGGTGCTGGCCGTGACCCTGTCGCTGCTGGGGCTGGCCCTGACGGCCGGCTGGCTGCTCTGGCAGCGATCCCCACTGCAGCTCCAGGTCCAGGCGCCCAGCCTGCCCCGCTCGGCTCGCTTCGTGCCGCGGGATGCGGCCCTGGGGCTCTTCCTGCAGGCGGATGCCGAGCTGCCGGTCGACTACGCCAGGGCCCTGGCGCCCACCCGCCAACGCCGCCAGGCCGCCGAGGCCGTGGCACGGCTGCGGGATGGAGCCTTCGCCGCCGCGGGACTCGACTACCGCGGCGAGCTGGCCGGCTGGCTGGGGGGGGAAACCGGCGTGGCCCTGCTCGCCAGCGAGCCTGGCCAACCCCCGGACGGCTGGCTGCTGGCCCTGCAGAGCCGGGACGGGGATGGAGCCCGCCGCTTTCTGCAGCGCTTCTGGCAGACCCGCAGCCTCGCCGGCACTGGTCTCCAGGTGTCGAGCTACCGCGGCATGGGCCTGATCAGCGGCCAGGGCGCCCTGGTGGGCCGTGAGCCCGTGCCGATCGCCACGGCCCTGATCGATGACGACCTGGTTCTGCTGGCCTCCGGGCGTGGGGTGCTGGAGCAGGCCCTGGACGTGTCCCAGATCGATGAGCTGAATCTCGCCGCCGATCCGGCATTCCGGCAGGCACTGGGGCGCCTTGCCCGTGGTGCCGTGCTGCTGCATGTCCGTCCTGCAGGTCTGGAATCCTGGCTGGGGCTTCCCCCGCCAGCACCGCAGGGGGGGGCTGGCGGGGGCATCCAGTCGGTGGTGGCGGCCCTCTCGCCCCGGGGCCGCCAGCTCCAGCTGGAGGCCCTGGTGGCGCTGGCGGCCGATCCGCAGGAGTCCACGACCCCCTCGGCATCTTCGCTGGATCCCTCCCTGGATTCCCCGCCGGATCCCTCCCCGGCTTCCCTGCCCGGGCCTCCGCGCGCCTGGTCGTCGCGCCTGGATCCGGAGCATGCCGCCGCCTTCACCGCAGGGCTGCATGGGGAGCTGCACACGGTGGCCCTGCTGCAGGATCCCGCCCACTGGCCCGCCCCCTGGCGCGCCCTGCTGCAGCGGAGCCTGGATCCCGACACCGACGGCCCCCTGCCGGCCCTGCTGGCCGCTGAGGATTCCGGCCCCCTGCTGTGGAGCCGTGGTCCCCTGGGCTGGTTGATCGCCACACCGGCCGGGGATCCCGATCCCACCGTGCTGGAGCCGGCCCTCGGGCCCCTGGGCCTGGTGACCTCCAGCCTTGATGGACCCAGCCACCAGAGCCTGCAGGTGTGGACCCATCTCGACGCGCTTCCCCGTCCCCGCCGCCGGCGCGATGCCACCACCCAGCTGGCGGTGAGCGTTGCCGGTGCCCGGCAGGTTGAGGGCGCCCAGGCCTGGTGGGGCCAGACCCTGGCCGTGCTGGAGGAGCGGCAGGCGGGTGGCGCGGGCCCCCGCCCGCAGTGGCGGGCCCTGGAGGGCCTGGGGCTTCCCGGCGCTCCGCTGCAGTGGGCCTCCGATGGGGGCCCGGCCCAGGCGGCCCTGCGCCGGTGGCCGGCCTGGCGCCTGCTCGCCGGCCTCGCCGGTCAGCCCCTCGAAACCCCGGTGACGGGGCTGGCCCTGGCGCTGGAGCCCGCAGCGGGCCCCGGCCCTGGCGTCCATCTGGTGGCCGCCCTGCGCTACGCCTGA